The genomic DNA GACCGGGGACAAGTAATAGCCGTTCTCCCACTGCTCCGGCTGCAACTTGGTCCCCAATTCAACCATTTTCGCCGAGCTTTGCTTCACGCGCTCGGTCAATTGCTTGATATACTCGTATTGGCTGCGGTTGATCAACGGGCCGAAGGTGGTCTCCTCATTCAATTGGTGCCCGATTTTAAACTGATCGACAATCGATACGACCCTCTCGTACACGTCTTCGTACATCCGCTCGGGCACATAGACGCGCTTGGTTGCGAAGCAGAATTGTCCCGAGCGCCGAAACGCTCCCCATACAATCTGGGGCACCATTTTGTCCAAATCGGCGTCATCGAGGATGATCGCCGGATCGTTGCCGCCCAATTCAAAGTGAACGCTCTTTAATGAGTCAGCCGCATCTTTCATGACATACTTCGCTGTCGCGCCTCCGCCGGTGAAGGAGATTTTGCGCACAAGCGGATGCTTGTTAAGCGCAGAGCCCACATCCGCGTCCCCAAGTACGACCTGGACGACACCGGGCGGAAACAGGTCCGCAATCATTTGGATCGCGGTGCTTACCCCGATCGGGGCGAACGGCGACGGTTTAAACACGATTGAGTTTCCCGAGAGTAAAGCGGGTGCCAGCTTTTGCATCGTCAAGACGATCGGCGCATTCCACGGCACGATACCCGCAACCACGCCGATCGGCACTTTTTCCACACTGACCCAACCGGTCTCGTCTTCGTATCGCTTCGATTGCAAGGAAGCGGCGGCCAAATCCGCAAGATGCCGCATGACCGTAACCGCCGCATGGATTTCCCCTTTGGTAAAGCGAAGCAGCATGCCGTTTTCTTTCGATACGATCGGAGTAAGTCCGGGAATTCCTGCTTCCAATCGATTAGCAGCTTTCCGTATCAAGTCTATTCTTTCATCCACAGCGGTTTTACGCCAACAGAGAAAAGCCTGATGTGCCGCTTTCACGGCGGCATCCACATGCTGCGGCGTTCCCTTGGCTGCCAGTCCCGCCACCTCATCCAGCCTTCCGGGGTCGCGCACTTCCGTATATTGTTCGGTTTCCACTTGTTCATTGTTGATGAATAAATTGATTTTCAATGAAATCACTCTCCTCTTTCCAGATAAAATTGCATAAGCGGATATGCCCCGGTATAGCCCAAACGCCGTGATATTTTTTCTCCATTTTTGACAAGCTCCCGCAAGGCCAGGGATTCCGGAGAGTGGTCCAGCATTTTGGCTACGCCGATCACGCTTAATGCGCCAGCCAGTTTAGCCTGCGGATAAAAAATAGGAGTGCTGATCGCCGCAATGCCGACAATTAAACTTCCTTCCGTCAAGGAAAAGCCTCTTTTTGCCACACTTGCGATTTCAAGGGCATATTCATCCGGTTTGATGTTGCCGGCAGACACTTCGCTCGCATAGAGCTCATTGGTCATGCTTTCCG from Ferviditalea candida includes the following:
- a CDS encoding aldehyde dehydrogenase family protein, coding for MKINLFINNEQVETEQYTEVRDPGRLDEVAGLAAKGTPQHVDAAVKAAHQAFLCWRKTAVDERIDLIRKAANRLEAGIPGLTPIVSKENGMLLRFTKGEIHAAVTVMRHLADLAAASLQSKRYEDETGWVSVEKVPIGVVAGIVPWNAPIVLTMQKLAPALLSGNSIVFKPSPFAPIGVSTAIQMIADLFPPGVVQVVLGDADVGSALNKHPLVRKISFTGGGATAKYVMKDAADSLKSVHFELGGNDPAIILDDADLDKMVPQIVWGAFRRSGQFCFATKRVYVPERMYEDVYERVVSIVDQFKIGHQLNEETTFGPLINRSQYEYIKQLTERVKQSSAKMVELGTKLQPEQWENGYYLSPVVVRDLQPNDEIVTVEQFGPIMPLISYRSEDEMLKMANDTEYGLGSSIWSTDVDRALCIARRIEAGMTFINGIGQSALGQRYLPFGGVKQSGIGRENSELVFDEYVEYHAINYHKPQ